A single genomic interval of Helianthus annuus cultivar XRQ/B chromosome 6, HanXRQr2.0-SUNRISE, whole genome shotgun sequence harbors:
- the LOC110944883 gene encoding uncharacterized protein Rv2082-like — MPTPLPPNNHRHRNPPPPPPPPDSVAKSTATTHPPLLPPTAASASATTNHHSSLTTAAATTNHHSSLTTAAATTTTIHRRHQPLPSPAPPLITTHNRRHRTVSVTHRSRHHHLSPSTITATDHHYSPSIFSFVISYLSNNTR; from the coding sequence ATGCCCACGCCTCTGCCACCCAACAATCACCGCCACCGCAACCCGCCTCCGCCTCCGCCGCCACCCGACTCCGTTGCCAAATCGACGGCCACCACCCACCCGCCATTGTTGCCACCCACAGCCGCCTCCGCCtccgccaccaccaaccaccactcGTCgctcaccaccgccgccgccaccaccaaccaccactcGTCgctcaccaccgccgccgccaccaccaccaccattcaccGCCGCCACCAACCACTACCATCGCCGGCGCCACCACTTATCACCACCCACAATCGCCGCCACCGAACCGTCTCCGTCACCCATCGTAGCCGCCACCACCACCTATCACCATCCACAATCACCGCCACCGACCACCATTACTCACCATCGATTTTTTCTTTCGTTATTTCTTACCTATCAAACAATACAcgataa
- the LOC110865667 gene encoding uncharacterized protein LOC110865667: MSPEKPINTPLLLRSTINCSFRVLILSILLGLMIFWGTDGFDTFNITNLHKDSTIFNLSPTKPHQDFTQNLQQLTPTNPLSLNSVSTESHSGYSSTLLSRWIAPGGSPCKDSITDNIDIHGLDNINRNIELSTGDIHEYVIQSLDSSGNPRCLGGDYFETDLSSATWKSRPPVKDFGNGSYQITLQVHPDFAGDFNLTVILLFSNYQGLKLSPERFAIDKTLRTVPIKFKKLNSISTVGLPELKLCKRSDYVTDVWAGRWTRHAKNEKCVISNDGRYRCLNHDYPCTRPWCDGHLGVLESNGWIYSTHCSFKLYNSGLVSDSDLVWNCLNNCWLFFWGDSNHCDTIRNMLNFILGYEIGVVSRRFDMNITNPRNGSQSFRITNVFNGHYNVTGNYQGLNSLYNVGYRRFLTDYFSGERVPDTIIMNSGLHDGVYWPNLRRFIKGATDAAAFWAGVLEGVRRRNVVVPKVVYRTAVATGGYARKLVFNPSKMEAFNGVFVDKLREFGVIDYVVDHFDMTYVWHYDNRCSDGVHYGRAPAKMRWRDGEIGHQYFVDLMLCHVLLNLVCSN, encoded by the exons ATGTCACCGGAAAAACCAATCAACACACCATTACTCCTCCGGTCAACCATCAACTGTTCTTTCAGGGTCTTAATCCTATCCATTCTTCTCGGCCTAATGATCTTCTGGGGCACTGACGGTTTCGACACTTTCAATATCACCAATCTCCACAAAGATTCCACCATCTTCAACCTCTCTCCCACTAAACCCCACCAAGATTTCACCCAAAACCTGCAACAACTCACCCCCACAAACCCACTGAGCCTCAACTCAGTTTCCACCGAGTCACACTCCGGCTACTCATCCACCCTCCTTTCCCGCTGGATCGCTCCCGGTGGTTCCCCATGCAAAGATTCAATCACAGATAATATCGATATCCATGGTTTGGATAACATTAACCGGAATATTGAATTATCCACCGGAGATATCCACGAATATGTTATCCAAAGTTTGGATAGCTCCGGAAACCCCCGGTGTTTGGGTGGTGATTATTTCGAAACCGATTTATCAAGTGCCACGTGGAAATCACGTCCTCCGGTTAAAGATTTTGGCAATGGAAGTTACCAAATTACCCTCCAAGTTCACCCTGATTTCGCCGGAGATTTTAACCTAACGGTAATTCTGTTGTTCAGTAACTACCAGGGGTTAAAACTTTCACCGGAGAGATTTGCAATTGACAAAACTCTCCGTACAGTTCCGATCAAGTTTAAAAAGTTAAACTCAATCTCAACCGTTGGATTACCGGAGTTAAAACTATGTAAGAGATCAGATTATGTGACGGACGTGTGGGCCGGGCGGTGGACCCGTCACGCTAAAAACGAGAAATGCGTCATTAGTAATGACGGACGTTACCGGTGTTTAAACCATGACTATCCGTGCACGCGTCCGTGGTGTGACGGACACTTGGGGGTTTTAGAGAGTAATGGGTGGATTTACTCTACTCACTGCTCTTTTAAGTTGTATAATTCAGGTTTGGTTTCGGATTCGGATTTAGTTTGGAACTGTTTGAACAACTGTTGGTTGTTCTTTTGGGGGGATTCGAATCATTGTGACACGATTCGAAACATGTTAAATTTCATACTAGGTTATGAAATCGGAGTTGTGTCACGTCGGTTTGATATGAACATTACAAACCCTAGAAACGGGTCTCAGTCGTTTCGGATAACTAACGTGTTTAATGGTCATTATAACGTTACGGGTAACTATCAAGGGTTGAATTCGCTTTACAACGTCGGTTATCGTAGGTTTTTAACCGATTATTTCTCGGGAGAGCGTGTTCCGGATACAATAATCATGAATTCAG GTTTGCACGACGGGGTTTACTGGCCGAATTTGAGGAGATTTATAAAGGGGGCAACGGATGCTGCCGCGTTTTGGGCCGGGGTATTGGAGGGGGTGAGGCGGCGTAATGTGGTGGTGCCGAAGGTGGTGTATAGGACGGCGGTGGCGACGGGTGGTTACGCAAGGAAATTGGTGTTTAATCCTAGTAAAATGGAGGCGTTTAATGGTGTTTTTGTTGATAAGTTGAGGGAGTTTGGGGTGATTGATTATGTTGTGGATCATTTTGATATGACTTACGTTTGGCATTATGATAACCGGTGTAGTGATGGGGTGCATTACGGTAGAGCTCCGGCGAAGATGCGGTGGAGGGATGGTGAGATTGGGCACCAGTATTTTGTTGACTTGATGTTGTgtcatgttttgttgaatttagtGTGTTCAAACTAG